A portion of the Paucilactobacillus hokkaidonensis JCM 18461 genome contains these proteins:
- a CDS encoding TetR/AcrR family transcriptional regulator — MENQGTKFQLATALKKLMQATPLERITIDKLTQTANVTRNTFYYHFEDIYALLAWIYHQEIVTQLPAYQKVDNWQSGYRLLLDYIEANQQFCLHTFHSVGRDLLDNFLYQVASDMVRGVVIDIEPTIEPKLAQSIVNFYGWALVIQIIQWLVHSLDDSKNTMVKRVEIMLTGTIAHSISNGINM; from the coding sequence ATGGAAAATCAAGGCACAAAGTTTCAGCTGGCGACCGCGCTGAAAAAATTAATGCAAGCAACACCATTAGAACGAATCACCATTGATAAACTAACTCAAACTGCCAATGTGACGCGCAATACGTTTTATTATCACTTTGAAGATATTTATGCGTTACTAGCATGGATCTATCATCAAGAAATTGTGACTCAGTTGCCTGCTTATCAAAAAGTCGATAATTGGCAATCAGGTTACCGTCTCTTACTTGATTACATTGAAGCTAACCAACAATTTTGTCTACATACTTTTCATTCTGTTGGTCGCGATTTACTCGATAATTTTTTATATCAAGTTGCTAGCGACATGGTCCGGGGTGTCGTCATAGATATTGAACCAACAATTGAACCTAAATTAGCACAATCCATTGTCAATTTCTACGGTTGGGCGCTGGTAATCCAGATTATTCAATGGTTAGTTCACTCATTAGATGACTCTAAAAACACGATGGTAAAGCGAGTTGAAATCATGTTGACTGGTACGATTGCTCATAGTATCAGTAACGGAATCAATATGTAG
- a CDS encoding AbrB/MazE/SpoVT family DNA-binding domain-containing protein, whose protein sequence is MMSNEKFMSLNISKWGNSMAIRLPKNILDEFNLEEHDKLSVQIVNNKIVLKPENPQTSIQKLLVGYDKNQTYPFDVVDKGGTVGEELI, encoded by the coding sequence ATGATGTCAAATGAAAAATTTATGTCATTAAATATTTCAAAATGGGGCAACAGTATGGCAATAAGATTACCAAAAAATATTTTAGATGAATTTAACTTAGAGGAGCATGATAAATTGAGTGTTCAAATAGTAAATAATAAAATTGTATTAAAGCCAGAAAATCCACAAACGTCAATTCAAAAATTACTTGTGGGTTATGATAAAAACCAGACATATCCATTTGATGTTGTGGATAAGGGCGGTACTGTTGGAGAAGAGTTAATTTGA
- a CDS encoding DNA-3-methyladenine glycosylase I, which produces MKRPTWAISNPLMQQYYDTQWGIELHDERALFEMLCLETYQAGLSWQTVLNKRSAFEDAFHHYEIEQVAQMTETQIAPQLKNEKIIRNRLKLNATVNNARTIVKLHVAGRTFDDYIWQFVDYQPQRLVIQKDENLPAQTRLSVQVSKQMKKDGFKFVGPVTIYSYLLAVGVVNARLD; this is translated from the coding sequence ATCAAGCGACCAACATGGGCAATTAGCAATCCACTAATGCAACAATATTATGATACTCAATGGGGAATTGAATTACACGATGAACGAGCTTTATTTGAGATGCTGTGTTTGGAAACTTATCAAGCTGGTCTGAGCTGGCAAACAGTTTTGAATAAACGATCGGCATTTGAAGATGCATTTCACCATTATGAAATTGAGCAAGTGGCGCAGATGACAGAGACGCAAATAGCACCACAACTAAAAAATGAAAAGATTATCCGGAATCGCTTAAAATTAAATGCCACTGTAAATAATGCACGCACGATTGTCAAATTGCATGTCGCGGGGAGAACTTTTGATGATTACATTTGGCAATTTGTTGATTATCAACCACAACGATTAGTAATCCAAAAAGATGAAAATTTACCAGCACAAACGAGACTATCAGTGCAAGTCTCGAAGCAAATGAAAAAAGATGGTTTTAAGTTTGTTGGGCCAGTGACAATTTATTCTTATTTACTAGCGGTTGGAGTTGTGAATGCGAGATTAGACTGA
- a CDS encoding DUF5692 family protein, which produces MFLFQNISAVDWLVWLLVIGALIGLNELARANKWIALILFILLPISLTLFLWPTTAGAGSSTGTWFHWVKVYSALAGCLGFMAIRFIPKLQHNKWALAFPPLILSITILEAVTRDFQVTNLHGMIDGVFMNGGPWNVMNGIAGIINIITISGWLGIVISKDHKKDMLWPDQIWPWIIAYDLWNFAYVYNCVGDHSFYAGAALLISCTIPAFFIKRGAWLQHRAQTLAFWMMFTMSYPTFVTNSSFAVQSSHSSAALMTVSAIALTANVAVLIYHLYRIIKFRRNPLKDDVYAGVGVHDEVLDETKLPKTSTKHASLDS; this is translated from the coding sequence ATGTTCTTATTTCAAAACATCTCAGCAGTTGATTGGCTAGTTTGGTTACTCGTCATTGGCGCATTGATTGGGCTAAACGAACTTGCCCGAGCCAATAAGTGGATTGCCCTTATTTTATTTATTTTATTACCAATCTCATTAACTCTTTTTCTTTGGCCGACCACCGCTGGAGCCGGGAGTAGCACAGGTACATGGTTTCACTGGGTTAAAGTTTATTCCGCACTTGCAGGCTGTTTAGGTTTTATGGCTATTCGGTTCATCCCCAAATTACAACACAACAAATGGGCATTAGCCTTTCCGCCACTAATTTTATCAATCACCATTTTAGAAGCCGTCACACGCGATTTTCAGGTAACTAATTTACATGGAATGATTGATGGCGTCTTTATGAATGGTGGTCCCTGGAACGTGATGAATGGAATTGCTGGTATTATCAACATCATTACAATCTCCGGTTGGTTGGGAATTGTTATTAGCAAGGATCATAAAAAAGACATGTTATGGCCAGACCAAATTTGGCCATGGATTATTGCTTATGATCTTTGGAACTTTGCGTATGTTTATAATTGTGTTGGAGATCATTCATTTTATGCCGGTGCCGCACTATTAATCTCCTGTACTATCCCAGCATTCTTTATCAAACGCGGAGCCTGGTTACAACATCGGGCACAAACACTTGCATTTTGGATGATGTTTACCATGAGTTATCCAACCTTTGTAACCAACTCCTCTTTTGCAGTGCAAAGCTCACATAGTAGTGCTGCTTTGATGACTGTCAGTGCAATTGCATTAACCGCTAATGTGGCTGTCCTAATCTACCATCTTTATCGCATTATTAAATTTCGTCGGAACCCACTCAAAGATGATGTTTATGCTGGAGTTGGTGTTCATGACGAAGTTCTTGATGAAACTAAATTACCGAAAACATCAACCAAGCATGCATCACTTGATTCTTAA
- a CDS encoding type II toxin-antitoxin system PemK/MazF family toxin encodes MAKVVLGKGDIILLSTEPKPNGTNHEQKGTRPWLVVSEKELNEISPFVWVVPFTSTKRSFPLVVDWNSVAPNGETRGTLLVQQLTCVDVDSRGYRLLEHVKVPDEVSHIIKAILGY; translated from the coding sequence ATGGCGAAAGTGGTTTTAGGCAAGGGTGACATTATCTTATTATCTACAGAACCAAAACCAAATGGAACTAATCATGAACAAAAGGGTACTCGACCTTGGCTTGTGGTGAGCGAAAAAGAACTTAATGAAATCTCACCTTTTGTGTGGGTTGTTCCGTTTACTTCAACAAAAAGATCTTTTCCACTGGTTGTTGATTGGAATAGTGTAGCGCCAAATGGTGAAACAAGGGGGACATTATTAGTGCAACAACTAACGTGTGTTGATGTAGACAGCCGAGGTTATCGATTATTAGAACATGTTAAGGTACCGGATGAAGTTTCACACATAATAAAAGCTATTCTTGGATATTAA
- the metK gene encoding methionine adenosyltransferase, translated as MSERHLFTSESVSEGHPDKIADQISDAILDAMLEQDPNARVACETSVTTGLVLVFGEISTSAYVDIQHVVRQTIKEIGYTDSKFGFDGDTCAVMVAIDEQSPDIAQGVDDALERREGDQDPLDQIGAGDQGLMFGYAIDETPELMPLPISLSHKLMHRIAWLRKNGTLSYLRPDAKAEVTIEYNDNDVPERVDTVVLSTQHDPDVTLDQIRQDVIEEVIKHEIPAKYLDDDTKYLINPTGRFVIGGPQGDAGLTGRKIIVDTYGGAAHHGGGAFSGKDATKVDRSASYAARYIAKNIVAAGYAHKAEIQLAYAIGVAQPVSVSIDTFGTSSVSEAALTAAVRKIFDLRPEGIIEMLDLKRPIYKQTAAYGHFGRTDIDLPWEHTDKIDELKQELG; from the coding sequence TTGTCAGAAAGACATTTATTTACATCAGAATCAGTTTCAGAGGGCCATCCAGATAAAATTGCTGATCAAATCAGCGATGCTATCTTGGATGCCATGTTAGAACAAGATCCCAATGCACGGGTAGCTTGCGAAACTTCAGTTACCACTGGCCTAGTATTGGTCTTTGGTGAAATTTCTACATCAGCCTATGTTGATATCCAGCATGTTGTTCGTCAAACGATCAAGGAGATTGGTTATACAGATTCCAAGTTCGGTTTTGATGGCGACACGTGCGCTGTGATGGTTGCCATTGACGAACAGTCACCAGATATTGCTCAAGGTGTTGATGATGCGCTAGAACGTCGTGAGGGTGATCAAGATCCATTGGACCAAATTGGTGCCGGCGATCAAGGATTAATGTTTGGCTATGCAATCGATGAAACACCAGAATTAATGCCACTTCCGATTTCGTTAAGTCATAAATTAATGCATCGAATTGCTTGGCTACGCAAGAATGGAACGCTTAGTTACTTGCGTCCAGATGCTAAAGCAGAAGTGACAATCGAATATAACGATAATGATGTACCTGAACGAGTTGATACAGTCGTTTTAAGTACACAGCATGATCCAGATGTAACTTTGGACCAGATTCGCCAAGATGTTATCGAAGAGGTTATCAAACACGAAATTCCAGCTAAATATTTAGACGATGACACTAAGTACTTGATTAATCCAACTGGCCGCTTTGTAATCGGTGGACCACAAGGGGATGCTGGTTTAACTGGCCGTAAAATTATTGTGGATACTTATGGTGGTGCTGCGCATCATGGTGGTGGTGCATTCTCTGGTAAGGACGCTACTAAGGTCGATCGTTCAGCTAGTTACGCAGCCCGTTATATTGCTAAAAATATCGTTGCCGCCGGATATGCTCATAAAGCCGAAATCCAGTTGGCTTATGCAATTGGGGTGGCTCAACCAGTGTCAGTATCGATTGATACGTTTGGTACCAGTTCTGTTTCAGAAGCAGCCCTAACCGCCGCTGTACGTAAAATTTTTGATCTACGTCCAGAGGGTATTATTGAGATGCTTGATTTAAAGCGTCCAATTTACAAACAAACTGCTGCTTATGGTCATTTTGGCCGGACAGACATTGACTTGCCTTGGGAACATACTGACAAGATTGATGAGTTAAAACAAGAATTAGGATAA
- a CDS encoding type II toxin-antitoxin system YafQ family toxin, whose translation MEITVTNTFKRQLKRAIKSGKKRTDIQTIITILSNQSPIPAKYRDHILSGGNGDLHELHIHPDWLLIYSIDNSNLVLFLLETGSHSDLFG comes from the coding sequence TTGGAGATTACTGTTACAAACACATTTAAAAGGCAATTAAAAAGGGCCATTAAATCTGGTAAAAAAAGAACTGATATTCAAACTATTATTACTATATTATCTAACCAATCTCCAATTCCGGCTAAATATAGAGATCATATTTTATCTGGAGGCAATGGCGATTTACATGAACTGCATATTCATCCAGACTGGCTATTAATATACTCTATTGATAATAGTAATTTAGTATTATTTCTTTTAGAAACTGGATCTCATAGTGACTTATTTGGATAA
- a CDS encoding MDR family MFS transporter, translating to MAKKTNVPVVTIAIFVATFLSAVEGTIVSTAMPTIVGDLKGVSIMNWVFSIYLLTNALATPIYGKLADRIGRKPVFLFGLIVFVGGSMMSGLSNSMGQLIFWRAIQGIGAGTIMPVSFTIIADIYPFEKRAKVMGFNGSAWGIASVVAPLLGGFIVDQLSWHWVFFINIPIGLIAMIMIWGFLHEEKHVTHSKLDVLGILWLSVSLIGLMYGFQLLSMTSHSPWSVLLSFAIFIVSLLLFVRQEKRVEDPIIFLNLFKNRTFVIQNFAAAMVSAYLIAFNVYLPMWTQGLLGLRASMAGFAVTPSSIMWIVGSFIAGRMLAKSNPQKLLFFSLSILTVMGIAMVLLPQQTPFWVFLAFSTVFGIGFGTTITGSTVTSQSLVSHEIIGVATSFNTLARSLSQTIMIAVFGIIMNHSMAAGISAHASQGVKLSMMNKMINPQTVTQLPQHLIPTLRQIYYTGLHNVFLVALGLVMLALIVNIFDQQDSKKIN from the coding sequence ATGGCAAAAAAAACAAACGTGCCAGTTGTAACAATTGCGATCTTTGTGGCTACTTTTTTAAGTGCTGTTGAAGGAACAATTGTGTCGACTGCCATGCCAACAATTGTTGGAGACCTCAAGGGTGTCTCTATCATGAATTGGGTCTTTTCAATTTATTTATTAACCAATGCATTGGCCACTCCAATCTATGGGAAATTGGCCGATCGAATTGGTCGTAAGCCGGTTTTTTTATTTGGCTTAATTGTGTTCGTGGGCGGCTCAATGATGAGTGGCCTGTCAAATTCAATGGGGCAATTAATCTTTTGGCGAGCTATTCAAGGAATCGGAGCCGGAACGATTATGCCAGTTTCATTTACGATTATTGCCGATATCTATCCGTTTGAAAAACGGGCCAAAGTGATGGGATTCAATGGTTCTGCATGGGGAATCGCTTCCGTTGTTGCGCCATTATTAGGTGGCTTTATTGTTGATCAATTAAGCTGGCATTGGGTCTTTTTTATCAATATTCCAATTGGCTTGATTGCAATGATAATGATTTGGGGATTTTTGCATGAAGAAAAACATGTTACCCATTCTAAGTTAGATGTTTTGGGAATCTTATGGTTATCCGTTTCGTTAATTGGATTGATGTATGGGTTCCAACTATTAAGTATGACTAGTCATTCACCATGGTCAGTTTTACTTAGTTTTGCAATTTTCATTGTCAGTCTGTTATTGTTTGTTCGCCAGGAAAAACGAGTAGAGGATCCAATTATTTTCTTGAACTTATTTAAGAACAGAACATTTGTAATTCAAAACTTTGCAGCCGCCATGGTTTCGGCCTATTTGATTGCATTTAACGTATATTTGCCAATGTGGACACAAGGATTATTAGGATTACGTGCGTCAATGGCTGGATTTGCTGTTACGCCAAGTTCGATTATGTGGATCGTTGGTTCTTTTATTGCTGGACGAATGTTAGCTAAATCAAATCCGCAGAAATTATTATTTTTTAGTCTAAGTATTTTAACTGTAATGGGAATTGCCATGGTATTGTTACCACAACAAACACCATTTTGGGTATTTTTAGCATTCTCAACTGTATTTGGGATTGGTTTTGGAACAACGATTACAGGTAGCACGGTTACTTCACAAAGTTTGGTTTCTCATGAAATTATTGGTGTGGCCACGTCGTTTAATACGTTGGCTCGATCATTATCACAGACAATTATGATCGCCGTTTTTGGAATTATTATGAATCACTCCATGGCAGCGGGTATTAGTGCACATGCAAGTCAAGGTGTGAAGTTATCAATGATGAACAAAATGATTAATCCACAAACTGTGACGCAACTACCCCAGCATTTGATTCCAACATTACGCCAAATTTATTATACTGGACTGCATAATGTTTTTTTAGTTGCGTTAGGGCTGGTTATGTTAGCTTTGATTGTTAATATTTTTGATCAACAAGATTCAAAGAAAATAAATTAA
- a CDS encoding phosphatase PAP2 family protein, whose amino-acid sequence MNAAHRLSRSQTVLFIIACAVFVTLFSGVSLHASWVKSFDMTLIRQIRFPQTDWKSMLLTWYTTFFNTLPMSVIVVIGTIIFAIEHRTTTALFFILIPSIGSLVNAGIKHIVARPRPNVDQLMHYGGYSFPSGHAIGATLILGAVIVLVQYYVILRWQRWLTNTILLIMIILVGYSRIYVGVHYPSDVVAGFCLGYIILMLGQMAFGLRKVVK is encoded by the coding sequence ATGAATGCTGCGCATCGACTTAGTCGGTCACAAACAGTTCTGTTTATTATCGCGTGTGCGGTATTTGTCACACTGTTTAGTGGTGTTAGTCTACATGCTAGTTGGGTTAAATCGTTTGATATGACCTTAATTCGTCAAATTCGTTTTCCACAAACTGATTGGAAAAGTATGTTATTAACTTGGTATACAACCTTTTTCAATACATTGCCAATGTCAGTCATTGTAGTCATTGGTACCATTATTTTTGCAATTGAGCATCGAACCACAACGGCTCTGTTTTTCATATTAATCCCAAGTATTGGTTCATTGGTTAACGCTGGGATCAAGCATATCGTTGCTCGTCCCCGACCCAATGTTGATCAGTTAATGCATTACGGCGGCTATAGTTTTCCCAGTGGCCATGCAATTGGGGCAACATTGATTTTGGGAGCTGTAATTGTTTTGGTACAATACTATGTCATTTTAAGATGGCAACGCTGGCTGACTAATACTATTTTGCTGATTATGATTATCTTGGTAGGCTATTCTCGTATTTATGTTGGTGTTCATTACCCTAGTGATGTGGTTGCTGGATTTTGCCTTGGTTATATAATCTTAATGCTAGGCCAAATGGCATTTGGTTTACGGAAAGTTGTGAAATAA
- a CDS encoding (S)-acetoin forming diacetyl reductase: MSDKKVALITGAGQGIGEAIAKRLNHDGFKVALVGRTKSKVERVANEINADGGDAYAIGADVAKRDEVFAAVEEATKHFGDFNVIINNAGVAPTTPIDTVTPEILNDTLAINLGGVIWGIQAASAKFKELGHGGKIINASSQAGQVGNPNLTVYGATKFAIRGVTQTTAKELAQFGITVNAYCPGIVKTPMMNDIAQQVADNAGKPFEWGMDQFAKDIALGRLSEPEDVAACVAYLAGPDSNYMTGQSLLIDGGMVFS; this comes from the coding sequence ATGTCAGATAAAAAAGTTGCGTTAATTACAGGTGCTGGCCAAGGAATTGGTGAAGCAATTGCTAAACGATTAAATCATGATGGTTTCAAAGTCGCTTTAGTTGGTCGGACAAAATCAAAAGTTGAACGGGTTGCTAACGAAATCAATGCTGATGGTGGGGACGCATACGCGATTGGTGCAGATGTTGCCAAGCGTGATGAAGTATTCGCTGCAGTAGAAGAAGCAACAAAGCATTTCGGTGATTTCAATGTCATCATTAACAATGCCGGTGTGGCACCAACGACACCAATCGATACAGTTACACCAGAAATTTTAAACGATACATTGGCAATTAACTTGGGCGGAGTTATTTGGGGTATCCAGGCTGCCAGCGCTAAGTTTAAGGAATTGGGTCATGGCGGTAAGATTATCAACGCATCATCACAAGCTGGCCAAGTGGGTAATCCTAACTTAACAGTTTACGGTGCTACTAAATTTGCGATTCGTGGTGTTACTCAAACAACTGCTAAAGAATTAGCACAATTTGGGATTACAGTGAATGCATATTGTCCTGGAATCGTTAAGACACCAATGATGAATGATATTGCACAACAGGTTGCTGACAATGCAGGCAAGCCATTCGAATGGGGAATGGATCAGTTTGCTAAAGATATTGCCTTGGGTCGGTTATCAGAACCTGAAGATGTAGCTGCATGTGTTGCTTATCTAGCAGGACCAGATTCAAACTACATGACCGGGCAATCTCTATTGATTGACGGTGGAATGGTATTCTCATAG
- a CDS encoding class I SAM-dependent methyltransferase yields MNLQSALEFSHTILKDNITAGETVIDATVGNGNDTIFLASLVGKTGRVYGFDIQQTAIDTTQQQLLLTGLQAQTTLICDGHENISKYVTNQIGGAIFNLGYLPGGDKTVITHGKTTIQAIKTLLPLLRRGATICIVIYYGHPGGNNERQSVEQFATKLDQKIFNVLEYQFINQVNTPPRLVVIQKR; encoded by the coding sequence TTGAACTTACAATCTGCCCTAGAATTTAGCCATACAATTTTAAAGGATAACATCACTGCTGGTGAGACCGTGATTGATGCAACCGTTGGAAATGGTAACGACACAATCTTTTTGGCATCGCTAGTTGGTAAAACGGGCCGAGTTTATGGCTTTGATATCCAACAAACTGCAATCGATACAACTCAACAACAATTATTGCTAACCGGGTTACAAGCTCAAACTACTCTGATTTGCGATGGACATGAAAACATCAGTAAATATGTGACAAATCAAATTGGTGGAGCAATCTTTAACTTAGGCTACCTCCCCGGTGGTGACAAAACTGTTATCACACACGGAAAAACAACTATTCAGGCAATTAAAACTTTATTGCCCCTCTTGCGACGCGGTGCGACTATTTGTATTGTCATTTACTACGGCCATCCGGGTGGCAACAACGAACGGCAATCAGTTGAACAGTTTGCAACCAAACTAGATCAAAAAATATTTAATGTGCTAGAGTATCAATTTATTAATCAAGTAAATACACCACCACGTTTGGTGGTAATCCAAAAAAGATAG
- a CDS encoding type II toxin-antitoxin system RelB/DinJ family antitoxin translates to MDEKGTLTIRVDNKKKKVAGKIMNDLGLNLSTAVNMLLSQIIEEKGLPFTPKLSENNHLVEALTDIEKGRVSKYNNVDEMLADILDE, encoded by the coding sequence ATGGATGAAAAAGGAACCTTAACTATTCGAGTGGACAATAAAAAAAAGAAAGTAGCTGGAAAAATAATGAACGATCTAGGCTTAAATTTATCAACAGCTGTAAATATGCTGTTATCACAAATTATTGAAGAAAAGGGACTTCCATTCACTCCAAAACTGAGCGAAAATAACCACTTAGTAGAAGCACTAACTGACATTGAAAAAGGCCGTGTTTCAAAATACAACAATGTTGATGAAATGCTTGCCGATATTTTAGATGAATAG
- the leuS gene encoding leucine--tRNA ligase: MAYNHDVIERKWQHYWKTNKTFKVDIDTTKPKYYALDMFPYPSGQGLHVGHPEGYTATDAIARMRRMQGFNVLHPMGWDAFGLPAEQYALKTGHNPKDFTSQNIKVFKHQIQSLGFSYDWDREVNTTDPKFYKWTQWIFEQLYKKGLAYEDKIMVNWAPDFMGGTVVANEEVVDGKTERGGYPVYRVPMRQWVLRITKYADRLIDDLDDVDWPESIKEQQRNWIGRSEGASVFFGVDQHPDDKVEVFTTRPDTLYGATYMVLAPEHELVNQITTTEQSEQVKAYQDEVSRRSDLERTDLNKDKSGVFTGAYGINPVTGKKIPIWIGDYVLASYGTGAIMAVPAHDDRDWEFAQKFGLDIIPVIEGGDVTKAAFTGEGAYINSDLVAGMDRKTAIHAMIEWLEEHHAGDKKINYRLRDWIFSRQRYWGEPIPVIHWEDGETTLVPEDELPLRLPATKQLEPSGTGESPLANIDDWVNVVDENGRKGTRETNTMPQWAGSSWYWLRYMDPNNDTELASQEALNYWSPVDLYVGGAEHAVLHLLYARFWHKFLYDLGIVPTKEPFQKLVNQGMILGKNHEKMSKSKGNVVNPDDIVDQYGADTLRLYEMFMGPLEDSVPWDEKGLHGSNKWIQRLWRLLIDDNNHLRDRVTTFNDGKLTKIYNQTVKKVTEDFSRLHFNTGISQLMVFVNEAYKVDDLPVEYMEGFVKMISPIMPHVAEELWSKFNESETIAYQKWPTYDPAQLIEDEVEVVVQINGKVKGHLTVAKDAAKDVLETQALADEHVKDNLVDKTVRKVIVVPNKIVNIVAN; the protein is encoded by the coding sequence ATGGCTTACAATCATGATGTGATTGAACGTAAGTGGCAACATTATTGGAAAACAAATAAAACTTTTAAGGTGGATATCGACACAACTAAGCCTAAGTATTATGCCTTGGATATGTTTCCTTACCCGTCTGGACAAGGGTTGCACGTTGGTCATCCAGAAGGCTATACAGCAACGGATGCAATTGCACGGATGCGTCGAATGCAAGGATTCAATGTATTACACCCAATGGGATGGGATGCATTTGGACTCCCGGCGGAACAATATGCGTTAAAAACCGGGCATAACCCCAAGGACTTTACGTCACAAAATATTAAGGTGTTCAAACACCAAATTCAATCACTCGGTTTTTCTTACGATTGGGATCGGGAAGTTAATACGACTGACCCTAAGTTTTATAAGTGGACCCAATGGATATTTGAACAATTATACAAAAAAGGACTTGCTTATGAAGACAAAATCATGGTCAATTGGGCTCCCGATTTTATGGGTGGTACTGTAGTTGCTAATGAAGAAGTGGTTGATGGTAAGACAGAACGTGGTGGTTATCCAGTTTATCGGGTACCAATGCGTCAATGGGTATTAAGAATTACAAAGTATGCAGATCGTTTGATTGATGATTTGGATGATGTTGATTGGCCAGAAAGCATTAAAGAGCAGCAACGTAATTGGATTGGGCGTTCTGAAGGAGCCAGTGTCTTTTTTGGAGTGGATCAACATCCAGATGATAAGGTTGAGGTCTTTACTACCCGACCAGATACTTTATATGGTGCGACCTACATGGTACTAGCACCAGAACATGAGCTAGTAAATCAAATCACCACAACTGAACAGTCAGAACAAGTAAAGGCTTATCAAGATGAGGTTTCGCGTCGTTCAGACTTGGAACGAACGGATCTAAATAAAGACAAATCTGGTGTCTTCACTGGTGCCTATGGAATTAATCCAGTTACTGGCAAGAAAATTCCAATTTGGATTGGTGACTATGTGCTTGCGTCTTATGGGACTGGTGCCATTATGGCTGTGCCAGCACATGATGATCGTGACTGGGAATTTGCACAAAAGTTTGGTTTAGATATTATTCCAGTGATCGAAGGTGGGGACGTTACTAAAGCGGCTTTTACCGGCGAAGGAGCCTATATCAATTCTGACTTAGTTGCTGGAATGGATCGAAAGACCGCCATTCATGCCATGATCGAATGGCTGGAAGAACACCATGCTGGTGATAAAAAGATTAATTATCGATTACGCGATTGGATCTTTTCACGTCAACGATATTGGGGTGAACCAATTCCAGTAATTCACTGGGAAGATGGGGAAACAACGTTAGTTCCTGAAGACGAGTTACCATTGCGGTTACCAGCAACTAAACAACTTGAACCATCCGGAACTGGCGAAAGCCCATTAGCTAATATTGACGACTGGGTAAACGTGGTGGATGAAAACGGCCGCAAGGGAACTCGCGAAACTAACACAATGCCACAGTGGGCCGGTTCATCATGGTATTGGTTGCGCTACATGGATCCCAACAATGATACTGAATTAGCCAGTCAGGAAGCCCTAAATTATTGGTCACCAGTTGATTTGTACGTTGGGGGTGCTGAACATGCGGTCTTACATTTACTTTATGCTCGCTTCTGGCATAAATTTCTCTATGACTTAGGCATTGTACCAACCAAAGAGCCATTCCAAAAGCTAGTTAACCAAGGGATGATTTTAGGTAAGAACCATGAAAAAATGTCCAAATCTAAAGGTAATGTGGTTAATCCGGATGATATTGTGGATCAGTATGGTGCGGATACGTTGCGATTATATGAAATGTTCATGGGCCCACTTGAGGATTCAGTTCCTTGGGATGAAAAAGGACTGCATGGTAGTAATAAATGGATTCAACGACTATGGCGTTTACTGATTGATGACAATAATCATTTACGCGATCGAGTAACGACATTTAATGATGGTAAATTAACCAAGATCTATAACCAAACTGTTAAAAAGGTGACCGAAGACTTTAGTCGGCTTCATTTCAATACCGGTATTTCTCAATTAATGGTATTTGTTAATGAAGCCTACAAGGTTGATGATTTACCAGTTGAGTACATGGAAGGCTTTGTCAAAATGATTTCACCGATCATGCCCCATGTTGCAGAGGAATTATGGAGTAAATTTAACGAAAGTGAAACGATCGCCTATCAAAAATGGCCGACTTATGATCCGGCTCAGTTAATTGAAGATGAAGTCGAAGTGGTAGTACAGATTAACGGCAAGGTTAAAGGGCATTTGACGGTTGCCAAGGATGCAGCCAAGGATGTTCTTGAAACACAGGCGTTAGCTGATGAACATGTTAAAGATAATTTAGTCGATAAAACTGTTCGGAAAGTAATTGTGGTTCCCAACAAAATTGTTAATATTGTGGCAAACTAA